The following proteins are encoded in a genomic region of Gossypium hirsutum isolate 1008001.06 chromosome D05, Gossypium_hirsutum_v2.1, whole genome shotgun sequence:
- the LOC107905740 gene encoding ras-related protein RABB1c yields the protein MSYAYLFKYIIIGDTGVGKSCLLLQFTDKRFQPVHDLTIGVEFGARMITIDNKPIKLQIWDTAGQESFRSITRSYYRGAAGALLVYDITRRETFNHLASWLEDARQHANANMTIMLIGNKCDLAHRRAVTTEEGQQFAKDHGLIFMEASAKTAQNVEEAFIKTASTIYTKIQDGVFDVSNESYGIKVGYGGIPGPSGGRDGSSSQGGGCCN from the exons ATGTCTTACGCTTACCTCTTCAAGTACATAATTATCGGTGATACTG GAGTGGGGAAATCATGCCTCCTCCTTCAGTTCACCGACAAACGGTTTCAGCCGGTACATGATCTTACCATCGGGGTTGAATTCGGGGCCAGGATGATCACCATCGATAACAAACCCATTAAGCTGCAAATCTGGGACACC GCAGGTCAAGAATCCTTCAGATCCATCACAAGATCCTACTACAGAGGTGCTGCTGGTGCCCTGCTTGTCTACGATATCACCAG GAGGGAAACTTTTAATCACTTGGCTAGCTGGTTGGAGGATGCCAGACAGCACGCTAATGCTAACATGACTATTATGCTGATTGGTAATAAGTGTGACCTTGCTCATAGAAGGGCTGTAACCACCGAGGAAGGCCAGCAATTCGCCAAGGACCATGGTTTGATCTTCATGGAGGCCTCTGCTAAAACTGCTCAGAATGTTGAAGAG GCATTTATAAAAACTGCTTCAACCATATACACCAAGATTCAAGATGGGGTTTTTGATGTCTCAAATGAG TCTTATGGCATAAAAGTTGGATACGGTGGAATTCCAGGGCCATCTGGAGGCCGAGATGGTTCTTCTTCTCAAGGCGGTGGCTGCTGCAATTGA